A section of the Pseudovibrio sp. M1P-2-3 genome encodes:
- the dapB gene encoding 4-hydroxy-tetrahydrodipicolinate reductase, translated as MSEMRLVVVGAGGRMGRALIQAVTEAEGTVLSAAIERPESPYIGQDAGELSGCGNLGVPISSDLDDALANSDGILDFTAPKATLAFSKQAAARGLVHIIGTTGMSGTEEEKLQSVSKGTKTVKSGNMSLGVNLLAALVRKAAAALDDDFDIEVLEMHHKHKVDAPSGTALLLGEAAAEGRGINLEEHSVRTRDGQTGARPKGDIGFATLRGGSVIGEHTVMFAGEGERIDLSHISNDRQIYARGAVKAALWARKQLAGFYSMADVLGLSQ; from the coding sequence ATGAGTGAAATGCGTCTTGTTGTGGTTGGGGCAGGTGGCAGAATGGGCCGCGCGCTCATTCAGGCGGTTACCGAGGCAGAGGGTACCGTTCTGTCTGCAGCGATTGAACGTCCGGAGTCTCCCTATATCGGGCAGGATGCAGGTGAACTCTCCGGATGTGGTAATCTGGGCGTACCGATTTCTTCTGACCTTGATGATGCACTTGCAAACAGTGACGGCATTCTGGATTTCACGGCACCAAAAGCTACTTTGGCTTTTTCAAAACAAGCGGCTGCGCGTGGTCTCGTTCATATTATCGGAACAACCGGTATGAGTGGTACTGAGGAAGAGAAGCTTCAATCCGTTAGTAAGGGCACAAAGACTGTAAAGTCGGGCAATATGAGCCTTGGGGTCAACCTGTTGGCTGCATTGGTTCGCAAAGCCGCTGCTGCGCTTGATGATGATTTTGATATTGAAGTTCTGGAGATGCACCACAAGCATAAGGTGGATGCACCGTCCGGTACCGCTTTGCTGCTGGGGGAAGCGGCGGCTGAAGGTCGTGGTATCAACCTTGAAGAACATTCGGTTCGTACACGAGATGGCCAAACAGGAGCCCGCCCCAAAGGGGATATCGGTTTTGCCACATTGCGTGGAGGCTCCGTTATTGGCGAGCACACAGTCATGTTTGCAGGGGAAGGGGAGCGTATCGACCTTTCCCATATTTCTAATGACAGACAGATTTACGCCCGCGGCGCGGTGAAAGCGGCTCTTTGGGCCCGCAAGCAGCTCGCAGGCTTTTATAGCATGGCCGATGTTCTCGGTCTTTCACAGTAG
- a CDS encoding alpha/beta hydrolase — MPKTVDDKGIRFTPTDEAVEHLIIILHGYGATAEDFASLALFLFDNLEHTAVVCLNAPEVSENNPEGRQWFRVCEYIEEAIWKDVQAARGYVDRMIDEELSRYGLENHDLVLAGFSQGAIVSLHNAIRRPSPCRGVMAFAGAMTKYETPQGTGINKCPVLLVHGEDDDVLPSHYCQSTSTLLEQADFDVECHILKGLDHAIDLRGEQLALSFCRRLNLGAPERPVSNKRK; from the coding sequence ATGCCCAAGACAGTAGATGACAAAGGAATTCGATTTACTCCCACAGATGAAGCTGTGGAGCATTTGATAATTATACTTCATGGCTACGGAGCCACAGCGGAAGACTTTGCGTCTTTGGCGCTCTTCTTATTTGATAATCTGGAACACACTGCAGTGGTTTGTCTCAATGCGCCGGAAGTAAGTGAAAACAACCCGGAAGGGCGGCAGTGGTTTCGTGTTTGTGAGTACATCGAGGAAGCCATATGGAAAGATGTTCAGGCTGCACGTGGTTATGTGGACCGCATGATAGATGAAGAGCTGAGCAGGTACGGTCTTGAAAATCATGATCTGGTTCTCGCCGGTTTCTCTCAGGGCGCAATTGTTTCATTGCATAATGCCATACGTCGGCCTAGCCCATGTCGTGGAGTTATGGCGTTTGCTGGGGCGATGACGAAGTATGAAACGCCGCAGGGAACCGGTATAAATAAATGCCCTGTTTTGCTGGTTCATGGAGAGGATGATGATGTTTTACCCTCTCACTACTGTCAGTCAACCTCGACCCTATTGGAACAGGCAGACTTTGATGTTGAGTGTCATATTCTTAAGGGACTTGATCACGCTATAGACCTACGCGGTGAGCAACTGGCTCTATCGTTTTGCCGGAGGCTAAATCTTGGTGCGCCAGAGAGGCCTGTTTCTAACAAAAGGAAGTAG
- a CDS encoding DNA-3-methyladenine glycosylase family protein, with the protein MSTIEALERTLSDLQSLIQLDERLAAVYEVAGNVPDRSQPATFEGLSHIIVGQLLSVAAANSIWRRLQNVVVPFEPDIFLAKSDEELLGAGLSRAKLNTLSGLARELQDGLDLGALKELSVEEAHKRLCEIKGIGPWTADIFLLFCAGHPDIFPSGDVALQNAVQDAFGLDERPSAKQLGGIAQKWSPHRGVAARLLWSYYKARKDGRETMPV; encoded by the coding sequence TTGAGTACGATTGAAGCCTTAGAGCGCACCCTTTCGGATTTACAAAGCCTGATCCAGTTGGATGAGCGTCTGGCGGCAGTCTATGAAGTGGCAGGAAATGTGCCCGATAGATCTCAACCGGCCACCTTTGAAGGCTTGAGCCATATTATTGTGGGGCAACTATTGTCTGTGGCAGCTGCAAATTCCATTTGGCGGCGTTTGCAAAACGTGGTTGTGCCTTTTGAACCGGACATTTTCCTAGCTAAATCAGATGAAGAGCTCTTGGGAGCAGGGCTGTCCAGAGCCAAATTGAATACTCTATCTGGACTTGCCCGCGAACTTCAGGATGGCTTGGATCTGGGGGCGTTGAAGGAACTGTCCGTGGAAGAAGCCCACAAACGCCTTTGTGAAATAAAGGGAATTGGGCCTTGGACTGCAGATATATTTCTACTTTTTTGCGCGGGGCACCCAGATATCTTCCCTAGCGGGGATGTAGCGCTGCAAAACGCTGTACAGGATGCGTTTGGCCTTGATGAACGCCCTTCGGCCAAACAGTTGGGTGGTATTGCACAAAAATGGTCACCCCATAGAGGAGTGGCTGCAAGACTACTCTGGTCCTATTATAAGGCCCGAAAAGATGGGCGTGAAACCATGCCAGTGTGA
- the gluQRS gene encoding tRNA glutamyl-Q(34) synthetase GluQRS — protein MSSTVFRFAPSPNGYLHLGHAYSALLNFKMAQETGGKFLLRIEDIDQARCTPQLQQHMLEDLEWLGLEWDQPPRKQSEHFDAYHDAIEQLEGIGLVYRAYLTRAQLKAFISTFEQTGRSWPRDPDGAPLYPEESVVLDEAARARYQREDAPCTRRLHMDTAIRMLGGPLQWNEQGKGPQGETGALTAHPEFWGDVVLARKDTPTSYHLSVVVDDALQGVTHVVRGADLFHATSVHRILQNLLGLPDPVYHHHKLIKDSEGYKLSKSQRSLSLRELRAQGVTPTQIREQLGLC, from the coding sequence ATGTCTTCAACTGTTTTTCGATTTGCTCCCTCTCCCAATGGCTATCTCCATTTGGGGCATGCCTATTCGGCTCTGCTCAATTTCAAGATGGCACAGGAAACCGGCGGAAAGTTCCTCCTGCGCATAGAAGACATCGATCAAGCCCGCTGCACACCCCAGCTACAACAGCACATGCTGGAGGATCTGGAATGGCTTGGTCTGGAGTGGGACCAGCCTCCCCGTAAACAGTCAGAGCACTTTGATGCTTACCATGATGCCATTGAACAGCTGGAGGGAATAGGGCTTGTTTACCGTGCCTATCTCACCAGAGCGCAGCTTAAAGCCTTCATATCCACCTTTGAACAAACTGGTCGCAGTTGGCCCCGCGATCCGGATGGCGCGCCCCTTTACCCGGAGGAATCTGTGGTGCTGGACGAAGCAGCACGGGCCAGATATCAACGCGAGGACGCACCCTGCACGCGGCGCTTACACATGGACACGGCTATTAGAATGCTTGGAGGCCCTCTACAGTGGAACGAACAAGGCAAAGGCCCGCAAGGTGAAACAGGCGCTCTGACCGCCCACCCAGAGTTTTGGGGGGATGTGGTGCTGGCTCGCAAGGACACCCCAACCAGCTACCACCTGTCAGTTGTCGTGGACGATGCCCTTCAAGGTGTAACCCATGTCGTTCGCGGCGCAGACCTTTTCCATGCCACGAGCGTTCACCGCATTCTTCAAAACCTCTTGGGCTTGCCCGATCCGGTCTATCACCACCATAAACTCATCAAAGACAGCGAGGGTTACAAACTCTCAAAATCACAACGTTCCCTATCTCTCAGAGAACTACGTGCACAAGGCGTCACTCCCACGCAAATCCGCGAACAGTTAGGGCTCTGTTAA
- a CDS encoding YbaK/EbsC family protein: protein MSKSTERVKHAAQELGLNINVQLMPTTTRTAEDAANACKCEVGQIVKSLIFEGIETEELKLLLVSGAHTVNLTEVQSIFGESLIRANPKKVREQTGFSIGGVAPIGHLKQPVIWMDRHLMQYESVWAAAGAPNAVFNISPTLLQKATQAQMFQAA from the coding sequence ATGTCAAAAAGTACAGAGCGAGTTAAACATGCTGCTCAGGAACTGGGCTTAAATATCAATGTTCAGCTTATGCCCACCACAACCCGCACTGCGGAAGATGCAGCCAACGCATGCAAGTGCGAGGTTGGCCAAATTGTTAAATCCCTAATATTCGAAGGAATTGAAACGGAGGAGTTAAAGCTGCTTCTGGTGAGCGGTGCTCATACTGTGAACCTCACCGAAGTTCAAAGTATATTTGGGGAAAGTCTGATCCGCGCCAATCCGAAAAAGGTTCGTGAGCAAACCGGCTTTTCAATTGGCGGCGTTGCACCGATCGGCCACCTGAAGCAACCTGTGATCTGGATGGACCGCCACCTCATGCAATACGAAAGTGTTTGGGCAGCAGCGGGTGCTCCAAATGCTGTATTCAACATTTCACCCACACTATTACAAAAGGCAACCCAAGCTCAAATGTTCCAAGCCGCTTGA
- a CDS encoding DUF819 family protein, with product MLFILLLLILPALIIILAQKVPILDRIGVVPLTFALGFVIAALVEPSSLGDEQSLMNMRTSLAEVSVALALPLILFASNLRRAFSEAGGALLAMATAALSVALVSFVGVLFFSGQIDQIWQVSGMAVGAYTGSGVNMGAIKTAINGNEEVFLTMVTYDFIFSAIYMLVILFFGQRIAGLILKPYEPKGSHGEEGLSGMEHMADETAHGYKLLLKLAMLPETFLSLACTALVVAASVAISKMFPESLSSIVTILAISTLGIAGSMVPQLHKIKTSFHLGMYLILVFCLTTATMLDWSVFTNINWSLGGYFALILIGSMFLQAFLCWLFKVDRDTYLIASGASIMSVPFIPLIAGALKNRELLIPGIAIAVLGYAFGNYLGVLVATASRSIVGG from the coding sequence ATGCTGTTTATTTTATTGCTGCTTATACTTCCCGCCCTGATTATTATACTGGCACAAAAGGTTCCTATTTTAGACCGTATCGGGGTGGTTCCACTCACATTTGCACTGGGTTTTGTAATTGCTGCGCTGGTTGAACCAAGCTCATTGGGCGATGAGCAAAGCCTGATGAATATGCGTACAAGCCTTGCCGAAGTAAGTGTCGCTCTTGCCTTGCCTTTGATCTTATTTGCCTCCAATTTGCGTAGAGCATTCAGCGAAGCTGGCGGCGCTCTTCTTGCAATGGCGACAGCAGCTCTCTCTGTGGCTTTGGTCAGCTTTGTCGGCGTTCTTTTTTTCTCGGGTCAAATCGACCAGATCTGGCAGGTCTCGGGCATGGCTGTTGGTGCTTATACCGGCAGCGGTGTGAATATGGGGGCCATCAAGACTGCGATAAATGGAAATGAAGAAGTCTTCCTGACGATGGTGACCTATGATTTCATTTTTTCGGCGATTTATATGCTCGTTATCCTCTTTTTTGGCCAGCGGATAGCAGGGTTGATTTTAAAGCCCTATGAGCCCAAAGGATCCCATGGCGAGGAAGGACTTTCCGGTATGGAGCATATGGCAGATGAGACTGCCCATGGATACAAGCTGTTGCTTAAGCTTGCGATGTTACCCGAAACGTTTCTCTCCCTTGCATGCACCGCGCTTGTAGTGGCAGCTTCAGTGGCAATTTCAAAAATGTTTCCAGAAAGCCTGTCTTCAATAGTCACCATTCTTGCTATTTCCACGCTCGGCATTGCAGGTTCCATGGTTCCGCAGCTGCATAAGATCAAGACAAGTTTTCATCTGGGTATGTACTTAATTCTGGTCTTCTGCCTCACCACGGCTACTATGCTGGACTGGTCTGTTTTCACCAATATAAACTGGTCGCTGGGAGGATATTTTGCGCTCATTCTGATTGGATCCATGTTCCTTCAGGCTTTCCTGTGCTGGCTGTTTAAGGTGGACCGGGATACCTACCTGATTGCCTCGGGAGCATCCATTATGTCAGTGCCGTTTATTCCGTTAATCGCAGGAGCTTTAAAGAACCGGGAACTTCTCATCCCGGGAATTGCCATTGCGGTGCTGGGTTATGCTTTTGGAAACTATCTGGGTGTTTTGGTGGCAACTGCCAGCCGTTCGATTGTTGGCGGGTAG
- a CDS encoding alanine racemase, whose protein sequence is MALLRPEERLVSGFKGMEKSDDDYFRQVSASLKAAQVCQPTLIIDRKRLDHNIEAVKAVLSRGLNLRIVVKSLPSSPLLSYLMEKTGTERLMCFHIPFVLEVARLFPFSSILLGKPMPVEAVNWFYGQLKKHGSGFSPETNLQWLIDSFERLEEYEALAEALGVTMQVNLEINVGLERGGFCTSRFEEFHKALSFIKSSPHLRLSGLMGYEVFIVHLPSIICTKEAAFAAARAKYQVFRSHVEEMYAPDEVAQMTFNTGGSNTYSLYEDAVPANEISLASAFVQPEDFDRNTLAHHKPAAFIAAPILKVMNKPKLPMVPKLSALMRIVGRLPQKSCFIYGGNWLATPCFPKGISRSKAFGHSSNQEMYDLPANSGVKVNDFLFFRPAQSEAVFLQFGDIAVFDGSEITEYWPVLRQNH, encoded by the coding sequence ATGGCCTTGTTGAGACCTGAAGAACGCCTAGTTTCAGGTTTCAAGGGAATGGAAAAGTCTGATGATGACTATTTCCGGCAGGTCAGTGCGTCGTTGAAGGCGGCGCAGGTTTGTCAGCCCACCTTGATAATCGACAGAAAGCGCCTTGATCATAATATTGAGGCGGTCAAGGCAGTGCTCAGTCGTGGTTTAAACCTGCGTATCGTCGTAAAGTCTTTACCGTCCTCGCCTCTCCTGTCTTACTTGATGGAAAAGACAGGAACAGAGCGGTTGATGTGTTTTCACATACCGTTTGTTTTGGAGGTGGCCAGACTTTTTCCTTTCAGTAGTATTTTGTTGGGCAAGCCTATGCCAGTGGAAGCAGTGAACTGGTTTTATGGGCAGCTTAAAAAACATGGGAGCGGCTTTTCTCCGGAAACGAACCTCCAGTGGCTCATCGATAGCTTTGAGCGCCTTGAAGAATATGAGGCGCTGGCAGAGGCGCTCGGTGTTACCATGCAGGTTAATCTCGAGATTAACGTGGGCTTGGAACGTGGCGGGTTTTGTACTTCCCGCTTTGAGGAGTTCCACAAAGCCCTAAGCTTTATCAAGTCCTCGCCGCATCTTCGGCTCTCAGGCCTCATGGGCTATGAAGTGTTCATTGTCCATCTGCCATCCATAATCTGTACTAAGGAAGCGGCTTTTGCAGCGGCGAGAGCGAAGTATCAGGTATTTCGCTCTCATGTGGAGGAAATGTATGCGCCGGATGAAGTGGCTCAGATGACCTTCAACACAGGTGGCAGCAACACCTACTCTCTTTATGAAGATGCCGTGCCCGCCAATGAGATATCGCTGGCCTCGGCTTTTGTGCAGCCAGAAGATTTTGACCGCAATACTCTTGCTCACCATAAACCAGCGGCTTTTATTGCTGCGCCCATTTTGAAGGTGATGAACAAGCCCAAACTCCCCATGGTGCCCAAACTCTCGGCGCTCATGCGTATTGTTGGTCGCTTACCGCAAAAGTCCTGTTTTATTTATGGGGGGAACTGGTTGGCAACCCCCTGTTTCCCAAAGGGTATCAGCCGTTCAAAAGCCTTCGGGCATTCCAGTAATCAGGAAATGTATGACCTGCCTGCAAACAGCGGAGTGAAGGTGAATGATTTTCTGTTTTTCCGCCCAGCCCAAAGTGAAGCTGTATTTTTGCAATTTGGTGACATCGCCGTGTTCGATGGCAGTGAAATAACGGAGTACTGGCCAGTGCTTCGGCAAAATCATTAG
- a CDS encoding D-arabinono-1,4-lactone oxidase, which produces MTVSRRTLLKMGVGAGALLSVPVGMQAHWSSKDFTREDYSSSRPEAPEGRRVWQNWSGRFSATPKEIYSAPSEEQLAEKIASWNGRIRPMGSGHSFIDLVPTQDMMIDVGRLSGLRSVDKENKRITFGAGTRLRQAAMLAAEHGLGFPNLPDVDVQTLAGSFSTATHGTGRDLAALHDTVKSFRIITPSGEILDASKDKNPELFEGGKVSLGSLGVITHYTLQLVDNYALTRKIYFLPTPEVIERIYDLSYSHRNFEFYAIPNSGYSALITHDLHEGELLGRPPSQDEDFVLTLKQLRDILGWWPWLRKTAFKAYVDSLVPESGLAEVATDEYWKLLSTARVTKMNEMEYHVPAANAQKAVRDVVAAMDSSRENFYPIEVRFTGRDDAWLSPFNDSVRCSIAVHTLHSESYAPLYDVVEPIVRKYDGRPHWGKLHSLGVNELSELYPKFSQFQELRREFDPTGKFLNKRVARIFGADENGLVET; this is translated from the coding sequence ATGACAGTTTCACGCAGAACTCTTTTGAAAATGGGTGTGGGGGCCGGTGCGCTGTTGTCTGTTCCAGTTGGAATGCAGGCGCACTGGAGCAGCAAGGACTTTACCCGAGAAGATTACTCCTCCTCAAGGCCTGAGGCTCCTGAGGGGCGCAGGGTCTGGCAGAACTGGTCGGGGCGGTTTTCGGCAACCCCGAAGGAAATCTATTCAGCTCCTTCAGAGGAGCAGCTGGCTGAGAAAATTGCCAGTTGGAATGGCCGGATTCGTCCAATGGGAAGCGGGCACTCGTTTATCGACTTGGTGCCCACTCAGGATATGATGATTGATGTTGGGCGGTTGTCAGGACTTCGCAGTGTTGACAAGGAAAACAAGAGGATAACCTTTGGGGCGGGCACACGCTTGCGGCAGGCAGCGATGCTGGCGGCCGAGCATGGTCTGGGCTTTCCCAACCTTCCCGATGTTGATGTGCAAACTTTGGCGGGCTCGTTCAGTACTGCAACTCACGGGACAGGGCGGGACCTGGCGGCCCTTCATGATACCGTGAAGAGCTTCAGGATTATTACGCCAAGTGGTGAAATTCTGGATGCCTCCAAAGACAAGAACCCGGAGCTTTTTGAAGGGGGAAAAGTCTCTCTTGGATCTCTAGGTGTCATCACGCACTACACATTGCAGCTGGTAGATAACTACGCTTTAACACGTAAAATATACTTCCTGCCAACTCCGGAAGTTATTGAGCGGATCTATGATCTTTCGTACAGTCACCGGAATTTTGAGTTCTATGCTATTCCCAATTCCGGCTATTCTGCCTTGATTACCCATGATCTTCATGAGGGGGAACTTCTGGGCCGCCCACCAAGTCAGGATGAGGATTTTGTTCTCACGCTCAAGCAACTACGGGATATTCTGGGGTGGTGGCCGTGGTTAAGGAAGACGGCATTTAAAGCTTATGTGGACTCTCTTGTACCGGAAAGCGGTCTTGCAGAAGTGGCGACCGACGAGTATTGGAAACTGCTTTCTACTGCGCGCGTTACGAAAATGAACGAGATGGAATACCATGTGCCTGCTGCAAACGCGCAGAAGGCAGTTCGTGATGTTGTTGCTGCCATGGATAGCAGCCGCGAGAACTTCTACCCGATTGAAGTCCGGTTCACTGGCCGTGATGATGCCTGGCTCAGCCCGTTTAATGATAGCGTCAGATGTTCCATTGCTGTTCACACGCTCCATAGTGAGAGCTACGCTCCCCTTTATGATGTGGTTGAGCCAATTGTTCGCAAGTATGATGGTCGCCCACACTGGGGCAAACTGCATTCGTTAGGAGTGAACGAACTGAGCGAACTCTATCCGAAGTTTTCGCAGTTCCAAGAGCTTAGACGAGAGTTTGACCCTACGGGAAAATTTTTGAACAAACGGGTAGCCAGAATCTTTGGAGCGGACGAAAATGGCCTTGTTGAGACCTGA
- a CDS encoding c-type cytochrome, producing MLGRVSAVVTILLLIGAGVGGAAYWGTGGGAVRQVNAMPTPLDISRAQILRPADAALSQIYGRSCMLCHAQVDSQAPLTGHEAGWVSRFSERGEEGLLQSARDGFGNMPAMGLCTDCTDDQYVALIEFMAGRGDHK from the coding sequence ATGTTAGGGAGAGTGTCGGCTGTAGTGACAATACTGCTTCTCATTGGTGCCGGTGTTGGGGGTGCTGCGTATTGGGGAACAGGTGGAGGCGCAGTTCGCCAAGTGAATGCTATGCCAACTCCCCTTGATATTTCCAGAGCCCAGATACTCAGGCCGGCAGATGCCGCACTGTCCCAGATTTACGGGCGTTCGTGCATGCTTTGTCACGCGCAGGTTGATAGTCAAGCTCCTTTGACAGGTCATGAAGCTGGGTGGGTTTCACGATTTTCTGAAAGGGGTGAAGAGGGGCTTTTACAATCTGCTAGAGACGGGTTTGGAAATATGCCTGCAATGGGCCTGTGCACGGATTGTACAGATGATCAGTATGTTGCTTTGATTGAGTTTATGGCTGGCCGGGGGGACCACAAATGA
- a CDS encoding TetR/AcrR family transcriptional regulator: MKHTPIEHLQALAGNKLKTRSTPKQARALARLQGILVSTAQVLEQHAPADLSTSLIAEHAKIPVSSIYRYFPTLEELLDELYEQSTEQLHARLMDSMSGWNSEASWKDNLLRTLDIIREFLNSRPFYRALHLLIMAQRGPQTVHEERHVAFIQFLTDRWENGLDGFSGGDPEVVARICVQMALTLEDLVARQTDSGKEAIYFNELNRAIEQYLGHYLKP, encoded by the coding sequence ATGAAGCATACACCTATTGAGCACCTGCAGGCACTTGCAGGGAATAAGTTGAAAACCAGATCGACGCCTAAGCAGGCGCGAGCTTTGGCTCGCCTACAAGGAATTCTGGTGTCTACAGCGCAAGTTTTGGAGCAGCATGCACCTGCTGATCTTTCCACGTCGCTGATTGCAGAGCATGCAAAGATTCCCGTCAGTTCCATATACAGGTATTTTCCGACACTTGAGGAGTTACTGGACGAGCTGTACGAGCAGTCTACAGAGCAGCTCCATGCACGGCTTATGGATTCAATGTCCGGCTGGAACTCGGAGGCGAGTTGGAAGGACAATTTGCTTCGCACTCTGGATATTATTCGCGAGTTCCTCAATTCGAGGCCGTTTTATCGTGCTTTGCATCTTTTGATTATGGCTCAGCGGGGACCTCAAACGGTGCACGAAGAGAGGCATGTTGCATTTATTCAGTTTCTTACCGATCGTTGGGAAAATGGGCTGGACGGTTTCTCTGGGGGGGATCCAGAAGTGGTGGCCCGCATTTGCGTGCAAATGGCTTTGACCTTGGAGGATTTGGTCGCCCGCCAGACAGATTCTGGTAAGGAAGCTATTTATTTCAACGAGTTAAATAGGGCAATTGAGCAATATCTGGGGCATTATTTGAAACCCTAG
- a CDS encoding IS630 family transposase (programmed frameshift), producing MGRPLSLDLRLRFKRLILSGMSGREAARRLLISPASGSRLARKVREGQSLIPVRTGRPKGGGKLEPYLSFLRELVNQDGDITLMELCDALFMAEGVRVHHTSVSKALRRLGYTYKKSLVATERGKLHVQNARDEWRHTRQPIMRDLPERLVFLDETSVKTNLTRLRGRAFKGERALDTAPFGRWQNQTFIAGLTHEGLIAPWVLDGAMNGKAFTTYITTQLAPCLHPKTVVILDNLSTHKVPEAARALRQSGCWFLFLPPYSPDLNPIEMAFSKLKAHLRRMKARTFETLIKALGDICDLFTPQECWNYFKAAGYVSV from the exons ATGGGCCGGCCACTTTCACTTGATTTACGCCTTCGCTTTAAAAGGCTCATTTTATCCGGGATGAGCGGGCGTGAAGCAGCACGCCGCCTGCTGATCTCTCCAGCATCAGGATCTCGCTTGGCCCGTAAAGTTCGGGAGGGGCAGAGTTTAATCCCGGTCAGGACAGGGCGCCCAAAGGGAGGCGGAAAATTGGAGCCCTACCTCTCCTTCTTGCGCGAGCTGGTCAATCAAGACGGAGATATCACGTTGATGGAGTTATGTGATGCACTTTTCATGGCTGAGGGAGTGAGGGTTCACCATACTTCCGTCTCCAAGGCTTTGCGCCGTCTTGGCTACACCTAT AAAAAATCGTTGGTGGCAACCGAGCGTGGCAAACTCCATGTACAAAATGCCAGAGATGAATGGCGCCACACCCGTCAGCCTATAATGCGTGATCTGCCTGAGAGACTGGTGTTTCTCGATGAAACCAGTGTTAAAACGAATTTAACCCGGCTGCGAGGCCGAGCCTTTAAAGGGGAACGAGCCCTTGACACAGCGCCGTTTGGACGCTGGCAGAACCAGACCTTTATCGCCGGTTTGACCCACGAGGGACTCATTGCGCCCTGGGTTCTGGACGGGGCCATGAATGGCAAGGCATTCACCACTTATATCACGACACAACTGGCTCCATGCTTGCACCCTAAAACGGTGGTCATTCTGGATAACCTGTCCACACACAAAGTTCCAGAAGCCGCAAGGGCCCTCAGACAAAGCGGGTGTTGGTTCCTTTTTCTGCCGCCCTATTCTCCTGATCTCAATCCTATCGAAATGGCGTTTTCCAAGCTCAAAGCACACCTACGCAGAATGAAAGCCAGAACCTTTGAGACCTTGATAAAGGCTCTGGGTGACATATGCGATCTGTTCACACCCCAAGAGTGTTGGAATTACTTCAAGGCAGCTGGATATGTTTCAGTATAA